In Neisseriaceae bacterium CLB008, one genomic interval encodes:
- a CDS encoding AlkA N-terminal domain-containing protein, giving the protein MMLDLKQCQQARLSRDARFDGQFFIGVLSTGIYCRTICPARQPLEKNVAYFPSAAAAANAGLRPCLRCHPDSAPQSTRWQGATARLQQALALIHQGYLNDHTIAELSAHLGISPRYLNKLCQNHLGVSAQGYALYQKCLFAKQLLHQTQLPISTVAYASGFNDLSHFNHQFKAQLGLTPSALRKQSTAHTESSLTLFLSYRPPYHWTALHDFLQARLLPPLEWLSPDSYGRTFTWADAHGYFSATHQADKNGFSVQLSLSDLRHLAPVVQNIRRVLDLDADTTIIEAHLRQACPSLPLTQGLRLPGVWSLFEAGIRAICGQQVSIKAAHNLVGHIAQQYGPVVQLPPQLNRATEPHHYFPTAQQLASADFNTLATTHSRKDTLRRFVAFNQTEPRPDPSDWLTLKGIGPWTVDYALMRGTSHPDIWLATDLGVKKSLAQLPPFESGLAAPWRSYLTFHLWQMTP; this is encoded by the coding sequence ATGATGCTCGACCTCAAACAATGCCAACAGGCCAGACTCAGCCGAGACGCGCGCTTTGACGGCCAGTTTTTTATTGGGGTCCTCAGCACCGGCATCTACTGCCGCACCATCTGTCCTGCTCGCCAACCGCTAGAGAAAAACGTGGCCTACTTTCCCAGCGCTGCAGCCGCCGCAAATGCTGGCCTACGCCCTTGCCTACGCTGCCATCCAGACAGTGCACCACAGTCAACGCGCTGGCAAGGCGCCACTGCGCGGCTACAGCAGGCGCTCGCCCTCATTCACCAAGGCTACCTCAATGACCACACCATCGCTGAATTGAGCGCTCACTTGGGCATTAGCCCACGCTACCTAAACAAGCTGTGCCAAAATCACCTTGGCGTTTCGGCCCAAGGCTATGCCTTATACCAAAAATGTCTGTTTGCTAAACAGCTGCTGCATCAAACCCAGTTACCCATCAGCACCGTCGCCTACGCCAGCGGTTTTAACGACTTAAGCCATTTCAATCATCAATTTAAAGCCCAACTTGGCCTAACCCCCAGTGCCTTACGCAAACAAAGCACGGCCCATACGGAATCAAGCTTAACGCTGTTTTTAAGCTATAGACCACCTTATCACTGGACGGCCTTACATGACTTCTTACAAGCGCGCCTACTGCCGCCACTAGAATGGTTGAGCCCAGACAGCTATGGCCGCACCTTTACCTGGGCTGACGCTCACGGCTACTTCAGCGCCACCCACCAAGCCGATAAAAATGGGTTCAGCGTCCAGCTCAGCTTAAGCGATCTACGTCATCTGGCCCCAGTAGTGCAAAACATACGCAGAGTATTGGATCTAGATGCGGACACCACCATCATTGAAGCCCATTTACGCCAAGCCTGCCCGTCACTGCCGCTGACGCAAGGACTAAGGCTGCCTGGCGTGTGGTCCCTGTTTGAAGCCGGTATTCGCGCCATCTGTGGCCAGCAAGTCAGCATTAAAGCCGCCCATAATCTGGTCGGCCACATCGCCCAACAATATGGGCCAGTAGTCCAGCTACCGCCGCAACTGAATCGAGCAACTGAGCCACACCACTATTTTCCAACGGCTCAGCAGCTAGCCAGCGCCGACTTTAATACCTTAGCTACCACCCACAGCCGCAAAGACACCTTGCGCCGCTTTGTGGCCTTCAATCAAACCGAACCACGGCCAGATCCCAGCGACTGGCTCACCCTCAAAGGCATCGGCCCGTGGACGGTAGACTATGCCCTCATGCGCGGTACCAGCCACCCCGACATTTGGCTGGCCACCGACCTTGGCGTCAAAAAAAGCCTGGCCCAGCTTCCCCCGTTTGAATCTGGCTTGGCCGCACCTTGGCGCAGCTACCTCACCTTTCACCTATGGCAGATGACCCCATGA
- a CDS encoding methylated-DNA--[protein]-cysteine S-methyltransferase, which translates to MNLDYYLPHQAEHLGLIRILASEKGLCRVDFVEAMAEPATPSDLTATACAQLHAYFNHRLQHFTLPLDMGGTAFQQQVWQALQTIPYGHTCSYADVSQHIQRPKAQRAVGAANGKNPISIIVPCHRVIGKSGQLTGYSGGLNIKAWLLQHEQQMMG; encoded by the coding sequence ATGAACCTAGACTATTACTTACCCCACCAAGCCGAACACCTCGGCCTCATCCGCATCCTCGCCAGCGAAAAAGGCCTATGCCGCGTCGACTTTGTCGAGGCCATGGCCGAGCCGGCCACGCCCAGCGACCTGACCGCCACCGCCTGCGCCCAACTGCATGCCTATTTTAATCACCGCTTGCAACACTTTACGCTACCGCTCGACATGGGCGGCACGGCCTTCCAACAACAGGTTTGGCAGGCACTACAAACCATTCCCTACGGGCATACCTGTAGTTATGCAGACGTGAGTCAACACATTCAGCGGCCCAAGGCCCAGCGGGCCGTCGGCGCAGCCAATGGCAAGAACCCCATCTCCATCATCGTGCCTTGCCACCGCGTCATCGGCAAAAGCGGTCAGCTCACCGGCTATTCAGGCGGGCTCAATATTAAAGCCTGGCTACTACAGCATGAACAGCAGATGATGGGCTAA
- the mtgA gene encoding monofunctional biosynthetic peptidoglycan transglycosylase, with protein MFKWLKWLITAAVAAVVLFNVYAYGAMLFWRGVGPESTAFMRERMSVLKAEDPDVVLKYQWRPYDELSSNLKHALIASEDASFLRHDGFDWNGIRYAMRRNEKNGEVKAGGSTITQQLVKNLFLWEARSYVRKGEEAWLTLLLEGSTDKKRIYEIYLNVIEWGHGVYGAEAASQYYFKRSADNLTKAQAARLASMVTRPRFYDENRKSRALSNKTNIINRRMNAVTVPK; from the coding sequence ATGTTTAAATGGCTTAAATGGCTCATCACCGCTGCTGTGGCAGCGGTGGTTTTGTTTAATGTCTACGCTTATGGGGCCATGCTGTTTTGGCGGGGTGTGGGGCCAGAGTCGACGGCATTTATGCGTGAACGCATGAGTGTCTTGAAGGCCGAAGACCCTGATGTCGTGCTTAAATATCAGTGGCGGCCTTATGATGAGCTGAGCAGTAACTTAAAGCATGCATTGATTGCCTCGGAAGACGCTAGCTTCTTGCGCCATGATGGTTTTGATTGGAACGGCATTCGTTATGCCATGCGCCGTAACGAAAAAAATGGCGAAGTCAAAGCCGGTGGCTCAACCATTACTCAGCAATTGGTTAAAAACTTGTTTTTGTGGGAGGCGCGTAGCTATGTGCGCAAAGGTGAAGAAGCCTGGCTCACACTGCTATTGGAAGGCAGCACCGATAAAAAACGCATTTATGAAATCTATTTAAACGTGATTGAATGGGGTCACGGTGTCTACGGCGCTGAGGCAGCCAGTCAGTATTACTTTAAACGTTCTGCTGATAATTTAACCAAAGCACAGGCTGCGCGTTTAGCCAGTATGGTCACGCGGCCGCGGTTTTATGATGAAAACCGTAAGTCTCGTGCCTTGTCTAACAAAACCAACATCATCAACCGCCGTATGAATGCGGTCACCGTGCCCAAATAA
- a CDS encoding ProQ/FINO family protein, translated as MSTETSLGAALKAAVQTMSKKKQTEMIADYVYKKYDVFSRFKPLAIGIDKDLIETLSQFDSVLVSRVLANHCRRPRYIKSLARGGKRFDLNGRFKGEVTAEEQEIAKAHPCMQSEAPKADAAETTADVAVIDVDAATDVVETDAAAEAVETATTAKE; from the coding sequence ATGAGTACAGAAACTTCTCTCGGTGCCGCGCTTAAGGCCGCTGTGCAAACCATGAGTAAAAAGAAGCAAACAGAAATGATTGCTGATTATGTCTACAAGAAATATGATGTATTTAGTCGTTTCAAGCCATTGGCCATCGGCATCGACAAGGATTTGATTGAAACCTTGTCACAGTTCGACAGCGTATTGGTGTCTCGCGTGCTGGCTAACCACTGCCGTCGCCCCCGCTACATCAAATCATTGGCCCGCGGTGGCAAACGTTTTGACTTGAACGGCCGCTTCAAAGGTGAAGTGACCGCAGAAGAGCAAGAGATCGCCAAGGCGCACCCTTGCATGCAGTCGGAAGCCCCTAAAGCTGACGCAGCAGAAACCACAGCAGACGTTGCCGTTATCGACGTTGATGCCGCTACAGATGTGGTTGAAACTGATGCAGCAGCAGAAGCGGTAGAAACCGCAACAACCGCTAAAGAGTAA
- the glnA gene encoding type I glutamate--ammonia ligase yields MSVAHVVELIKAHKIRFIDLRLTDTKGKEHHVTIPAHVLLEDPEEWFESGQPFDGSSMAGWKGVQASDMLLIADPDSANIDPFFDEPTLILTCDVIDPANGQGYDRCPRSVAKRAENYLKASGIGDTAFFGPEPEFFVFDSVEFETHASGTRFQINAEEAAWSSGKSLNGGNTGHRPMMKGGYFPVPPVDSGQDMRSAMVMTMEAMGVPVEVHHHEVGTAGQMEIGTRFSTLTKRADMTQVMKYVIHNVAHNYGKTATFMPKPIMGDNGSGMHVHQSIWKDGQNLFAGDGYGGLSDTALYYIGGIIKHAKALNAITNPSTNSYKRLVPHYEAPTKLAYSAKNRSASIRIPYVASTKGRRIEARFPDPMANPYLCFAALLMAGLDGIQNKIHPGDAADKNLYDLPPEEDKLIPTVCTSLEEALAALQADHEFLTRGGVFSEDWVQSYITLKMADVTRMQMAPHPLEFEMYYSL; encoded by the coding sequence ATGTCTGTTGCACACGTCGTAGAGTTGATAAAGGCACACAAAATTCGCTTCATCGATTTACGCCTTACCGACACTAAAGGTAAAGAGCACCACGTAACCATTCCCGCCCATGTTTTATTGGAAGACCCAGAAGAATGGTTTGAGTCAGGCCAGCCCTTCGACGGCTCTTCAATGGCCGGCTGGAAAGGTGTTCAGGCGTCTGACATGCTGTTAATCGCCGACCCAGACAGTGCCAACATCGATCCGTTCTTTGACGAACCAACCCTCATTTTAACCTGTGATGTGATTGACCCAGCCAACGGCCAAGGCTATGACCGTTGCCCACGCTCGGTGGCGAAGCGTGCAGAAAATTATTTAAAAGCTTCTGGCATAGGCGACACCGCCTTTTTTGGCCCAGAGCCAGAATTCTTTGTATTCGACAGCGTGGAGTTTGAAACCCACGCCTCAGGTACGCGCTTCCAAATCAACGCTGAAGAAGCCGCTTGGTCCTCAGGCAAAAGCCTAAACGGCGGCAACACAGGCCATCGCCCCATGATGAAAGGCGGCTATTTCCCAGTACCACCGGTTGATTCTGGCCAAGACATGCGTTCAGCCATGGTCATGACCATGGAAGCCATGGGCGTACCGGTAGAGGTTCACCACCACGAAGTCGGCACCGCCGGCCAAATGGAAATCGGCACTCGCTTCAGCACGCTGACCAAGCGCGCCGACATGACCCAAGTCATGAAATACGTGATTCACAACGTGGCCCACAACTACGGTAAAACCGCAACCTTCATGCCGAAACCCATCATGGGCGACAACGGCTCTGGCATGCACGTGCATCAATCCATTTGGAAAGATGGCCAAAACTTATTTGCTGGCGACGGCTATGGCGGCCTATCCGATACGGCGCTCTACTACATTGGCGGCATCATCAAGCACGCCAAAGCCTTGAACGCAATCACCAATCCCAGCACCAACTCATACAAACGTTTGGTGCCGCATTATGAAGCCCCTACCAAATTGGCCTACTCAGCCAAAAACCGTTCGGCATCGATCCGCATTCCTTACGTGGCCAGCACTAAAGGTCGCCGTATTGAAGCGCGCTTCCCAGACCCAATGGCCAACCCCTACCTATGCTTTGCCGCGCTATTGATGGCTGGCCTAGACGGCATTCAAAACAAGATTCACCCTGGCGATGCCGCGGATAAAAACCTCTACGACCTACCACCGGAAGAAGACAAGTTAATCCCAACCGTGTGTACTTCATTAGAAGAAGCCCTAGCTGCCCTACAAGCCGACCATGAGTTCTTAACCCGCGGCGGTGTGTTCAGCGAAGACTGGGTACAAAGCTACATCACCTTAAAAATGGCCGACGTGACGCGCATGCAAATGGCGCCTCACCCCTTAGAGTTTGAAATGTACTACAGCCTCTAA
- the aroE gene encoding shikimate dehydrogenase: protein MKELRYAVVGHPIEHSRSPEIHLAFAKQEGIALGYERILAPLDGFKDVAAAFFASGGSGLNITLPFKGDAYEFVDERTERAEAALAVNTISILPNGQLLGDNTDGVGIVSDILNNLDCPLIARRVLILGAGGAVRGVLQPILAQLPLSVTIANRNLDRAKALVSQFEGHQIDILPYEELAGHEFDVIINGTSSSLHNELPPIPKGIFTEKTLAYDMVYGSGLTEFLKRAQAEKAGILADGLGMLVEQAAASYEIWRGFKPETRAITNALREQLA, encoded by the coding sequence ATGAAAGAACTACGTTATGCGGTTGTCGGTCACCCGATCGAACACAGCCGCTCGCCAGAAATTCATTTGGCGTTTGCCAAACAAGAAGGCATTGCGCTGGGCTATGAGCGCATTTTGGCGCCGTTAGACGGCTTTAAAGACGTTGCCGCGGCCTTTTTTGCCTCCGGTGGCTCCGGCCTCAATATTACCCTACCGTTTAAAGGGGATGCCTATGAATTTGTGGATGAGCGCACCGAGCGCGCCGAAGCAGCTCTAGCCGTCAACACCATCAGCATCTTGCCAAACGGACAGCTTTTGGGCGATAACACCGACGGTGTAGGCATTGTGAGCGATATTTTAAATAATTTAGACTGTCCTTTGATTGCGCGCCGGGTGTTGATCTTGGGCGCAGGCGGTGCCGTTCGCGGCGTGTTGCAGCCTATTTTGGCACAGCTACCGCTGTCGGTGACCATCGCGAACCGTAATTTGGATCGTGCTAAAGCTCTGGTGTCTCAGTTTGAGGGCCACCAAATTGACATCTTGCCGTATGAAGAACTGGCTGGTCATGAGTTTGACGTCATCATCAATGGGACTTCGAGCAGTTTGCATAATGAGTTGCCACCGATTCCTAAAGGCATCTTTACTGAGAAAACCTTGGCCTACGATATGGTGTATGGCTCTGGCTTAACTGAATTCTTAAAGCGTGCCCAGGCTGAGAAGGCCGGTATTTTAGCGGATGGTTTAGGCATGTTGGTTGAGCAAGCCGCGGCCTCATACGAAATTTGGCGTGGCTTCAAGCCTGAAACCCGTGCCATTACCAATGCTCTGCGTGAGCAGCTGGCTTAG
- a CDS encoding DHA2 family efflux MFS transporter permease subunit, which produces MQNYVAPVISAKVKKILPIIVASAIFMQMLDATILNTALPSMARDLNESPLNMQSAIISYALTVALLIPVSGYFADRYGTKKTFMVAVVLFCIGSLLCALSPTLSTLVFSRVIQGIGGAMMTPIARLTLIKAYDRSEFLSVINYATMPALIGPIIGPLVGGYLVEVASWHWVFLINIPIGVLGLISAYKFMPDFREPEVHMDFLGYALFGSAVVLLSLGLEFAGQGAGLPFAVTVMAIGLALLAGYVRYAERMPSPLFSMDLFKIRTFRIGIWGNLVTRVGISAMPLLLPLLLQVAFLNSASTAGWMLAPMAIAALLIKPFIKPLLTRYSYRKVLVGNTLFIGFMSILLALPTANTPLYYLIPLLFVMGASNSIQFTAMNTISLSNLRPHQASSGNSLVAVNQQLSIGFGIAIGAACLRFFDGQNWVGDTHTAFRITFVILGLATMASSLVFSRLHQKDGDNLAQKH; this is translated from the coding sequence ATGCAAAACTACGTCGCGCCCGTTATATCGGCGAAAGTCAAAAAAATACTGCCCATTATCGTGGCCTCTGCCATTTTCATGCAGATGTTAGACGCCACCATTTTGAACACCGCCCTACCGTCTATGGCACGGGATTTAAATGAATCCCCGCTCAATATGCAATCGGCCATCATCAGTTATGCCCTCACCGTCGCGCTACTGATTCCCGTCAGCGGCTATTTTGCCGACCGCTACGGCACCAAAAAAACCTTTATGGTTGCCGTGGTACTGTTCTGCATTGGCTCCTTGCTGTGCGCCCTGTCACCCACCTTATCCACCCTGGTCTTTTCCCGAGTCATTCAAGGCATCGGCGGCGCCATGATGACGCCCATCGCGCGACTCACCCTCATCAAAGCCTATGATCGTTCAGAGTTTTTATCGGTTATTAACTACGCCACCATGCCTGCCCTGATTGGGCCTATTATTGGCCCTTTAGTCGGTGGTTATTTAGTTGAAGTGGCCAGTTGGCATTGGGTATTCCTCATCAACATCCCCATTGGCGTGCTCGGTCTCATCAGCGCTTATAAATTCATGCCCGATTTTCGCGAACCTGAAGTCCACATGGATTTTCTTGGCTACGCCCTATTTGGCTCGGCCGTCGTACTGCTGTCTTTAGGACTAGAGTTCGCTGGTCAAGGAGCGGGCCTACCGTTTGCCGTCACCGTCATGGCCATTGGCCTGGCCTTATTAGCGGGCTATGTGCGCTACGCTGAACGCATGCCTAGTCCTTTATTCTCAATGGATTTATTTAAAATTCGCACCTTCCGCATCGGCATCTGGGGCAACCTCGTCACCCGCGTCGGCATCAGCGCCATGCCACTACTGCTGCCGCTGCTGCTACAGGTGGCTTTTTTAAATTCTGCCAGTACTGCAGGGTGGATGCTGGCGCCGATGGCCATTGCAGCACTCTTAATCAAGCCCTTTATCAAACCCTTATTAACCCGCTACAGTTATCGTAAAGTCTTAGTGGGCAACACCCTCTTTATTGGTTTTATGTCTATTTTGCTGGCACTACCGACGGCCAACACGCCGCTGTATTACTTGATTCCCTTGCTATTCGTCATGGGCGCGTCGAACTCCATTCAGTTTACCGCCATGAACACCATTTCTTTATCTAATCTGCGGCCACATCAGGCCAGCAGCGGCAACAGCCTAGTGGCGGTGAATCAGCAGTTATCCATTGGTTTTGGCATTGCCATCGGCGCTGCTTGCCTACGCTTTTTTGATGGCCAAAACTGGGTCGGCGACACCCACACCGCCTTCAGAATCACCTTCGTCATCTTGGGCCTCGCCACCATGGCCTCGAGCCTGGTCTTTAGCCGCTTACACCAAAAAGACGGCGACAACTTGGCCCAGAAGCACTAG
- a CDS encoding chorismate mutase: MKCTSLTEVRTQIDVLDKQLIALLAKRQGYVTQAAGFKTDAAAVPAPERAAAVIEQAKTEARLVGASPEVVEAVYRAMIGAFIAYEHELLARRSV; encoded by the coding sequence ATGAAATGTACGTCTTTGACAGAAGTGAGGACGCAGATTGATGTGTTGGATAAGCAGTTGATTGCGCTGTTAGCGAAACGACAGGGGTATGTGACGCAAGCGGCAGGGTTTAAAACCGATGCTGCTGCGGTGCCTGCACCAGAGCGAGCGGCGGCGGTGATTGAGCAGGCGAAGACTGAAGCTCGGTTGGTTGGTGCGAGCCCTGAGGTGGTAGAGGCAGTGTATCGGGCCATGATTGGGGCGTTTATTGCTTACGAACATGAGCTTTTGGCGAGGCGATCGGTATAG
- a CDS encoding flavin prenyltransferase UbiX, with the protein MRVIRPINTVCVALTGASGMPYGIRLIESLLAANKRVWVLYSQAAQIVAKQEMDLTLPSSPKACAEMLREKFGVAPEQLSVFGKEEWFAPVASGTNPADAMVVCPATVGTMAAIAQGLSDNLIERAADVSIKEGRPLIIVPRETPLSTIHLRNMLALSETGVCILPPSPGFYHHPQSIEDMVDFVVARILDQLNIPHQLMKKWAE; encoded by the coding sequence ATGAGGGTAATCAGACCAATCAATACTGTCTGTGTGGCATTAACCGGGGCATCGGGCATGCCTTACGGCATTCGCTTGATCGAAAGCCTGCTGGCGGCGAATAAGCGGGTATGGGTGCTGTATTCTCAGGCGGCGCAAATTGTGGCCAAGCAAGAGATGGACCTGACTTTGCCCTCGTCTCCTAAAGCCTGCGCTGAGATGCTGCGCGAAAAGTTTGGGGTGGCGCCAGAGCAGTTGAGCGTGTTTGGCAAAGAAGAGTGGTTTGCCCCTGTGGCGTCGGGCACTAATCCTGCCGATGCGATGGTGGTGTGCCCTGCAACCGTGGGGACAATGGCGGCGATTGCGCAAGGTTTGTCGGATAATTTGATTGAACGCGCAGCCGATGTATCCATTAAAGAGGGACGGCCATTGATTATTGTGCCTCGTGAAACTCCTCTGTCGACCATACACTTACGTAATATGCTGGCCTTGTCCGAGACAGGTGTGTGTATTTTACCGCCTTCACCAGGGTTTTATCATCATCCACAAAGCATTGAAGATATGGTGGATTTTGTAGTGGCGCGTATTTTGGATCAGCTGAATATTCCGCATCAGTTGATGAAGAAGTGGGCCGAATAA
- a CDS encoding HugZ family protein, with protein MSTEKTAQQLSDSLIDLHGRSKTVMMATQTEDATPHISYSPYALIEGKYYVFLSALAAHTRHLVERPQASIMLIEDEQDTRNLYARARLSWVAQASLIERQTPLFDLAIAQLKARTGQTINLLVSLNDFDLFELAPLHGRLVLGFGQAYQIKPEDLLAVMAHEQAVKLTHITT; from the coding sequence ATGAGTACCGAAAAAACCGCGCAGCAACTCAGCGACAGCCTAATCGATTTACATGGCCGCAGCAAAACCGTGATGATGGCCACCCAGACTGAAGACGCCACACCCCACATCAGCTATAGCCCGTATGCCCTGATCGAAGGTAAATACTATGTATTTTTATCTGCCCTCGCCGCCCACACACGCCATTTAGTGGAACGGCCACAGGCCAGCATCATGCTGATTGAAGATGAGCAGGACACGCGTAATCTGTATGCACGCGCTAGGCTCAGCTGGGTCGCACAGGCTAGCTTAATTGAGCGACAAACGCCTTTATTTGATTTAGCCATCGCGCAATTAAAAGCACGCACCGGCCAAACCATCAACTTACTGGTGAGCCTCAATGATTTTGATTTATTTGAATTAGCGCCCCTACATGGGCGGCTGGTTTTAGGATTTGGACAGGCTTATCAGATTAAGCCCGAAGATTTACTCGCCGTGATGGCGCACGAACAAGCCGTCAAACTGACGCACATAACAACGTAA